A region from the Canis aureus isolate CA01 chromosome 10, VMU_Caureus_v.1.0, whole genome shotgun sequence genome encodes:
- the TOPORS gene encoding E3 ubiquitin-protein ligase Topors isoform X1, protein MGSQQPPGSPLSREEGEAPPPAPAPEGRRRSRRVRLRGSCRHRPSFLGRRELGSSAPAGPAPVSSEIMASAAKEFKMDNFSPKAGTSKLQQTVPADASPDSKCPICLDRFDNVSYLDRCLHKFCFRCVQEWSKNKAECPLCKQPFDSIFHSVRAEDDFKEYVLRPSYNGSFATPDVPRFRYRTTMTRDRSASVYSPNNTMSRRTTTPPDSGVLFEGLGISTRPRNGEIPQLMRQIAVRRPTTADERSLRKIQEQDIINFRRTLYRAGARVRNIEDGGRCRDISAEFFRRNPACLHRLVPWLKRELTVLFGAHGSLVNIVQHIIMSNVTRYDLESREFVSDLRPFLLNRTEHFIHEFISFARSPFNMAAFDQHANYDCPAPSYEEGSHSDSSVITISPDEAETQELDINVTTVSQAPWDDETPGPSYSSSEQVHAAMSSLLNTSDSSDEELVTGRATSQIQGVQTNEDLNNDSDSSSDNCVIVGFVKPLAERTPELVELSSDSEELGSYEKMETVKTQEQSYSSGDSDVSRCSSPHSVLGKDEQINKGHCGSGKRIKSKKEEKHSTSLSSPRDLSSSIRGDRVYSPYNRRHRRRGRSRSSDSRSQSRSGHDQKSRRKHHGKKRMKSKRSRSRESSRPRGRRDKKRSRTRDSSWSRRSQTLSLSSESTSRSRSRSSDHGKRRSRSRNRDRYYLRNNYGSRYKWEYTYYSRNKDRDGYESSYRRRTLSRAHYSRQSSSPEFRIQSFSERTNARKKNNHSERKYYYYERHRSRSLSSNRSKTASTGPDWVRNEKPGGKRKYKTRHLEGTNEVAQPSREFASKVKESHYQKSSSKLDGNHKNESDSFSDSRSSDRETKHKRRKRRTRSLSVEIVYEGKATDTTRHHKKKKKKHKKKHKKHHGDNGSRSPVVITIDSDSDKDSEVKEDTECDNSGPQDPLQNEFLPPPLEPFEAKDVVTIEDEFGILDKECNISTLNDNLNNANKTVDDIPPQAASVEQTLDVREESTFASDLENQPSNVAIHTEPSRQLPSPRTSLMSVSLGRDHDMS, encoded by the exons ATG GGGTCGCAGCAGCCGCCGGGGTCTCCGCTGTCTCGCGAGGAGGGTGAAGCGCCCCCGCCTGCTCCGGCTCCTGAGGGCCGGCGGCGAAGTCGCCGGGTGCGCCTTCGCGGATCCTGCCGTCATCGACCTAGCTTTCTGGGCCGCCGGGAGCTTGGCTCGAGCGCGCCAGCCGGGCCTGCGCCGGTATCCTCCGAG aTAATGGCATCAGCTGCTAAGGAATTTAAAATGGACAACTTTTCACCTAAAGCTGGTACTAGCAAATTGCAACAGACAGTACCAGCTGATGCATCTCCTGATTCTAAGTGTCCTATATGTTTGGATAGATTTGATAATGTGTCTTACTTAGATCGCTGTTTACATAAGTTCTGTTTTCGCTGTGTACAGGAGTGGTCAAAAAACAAAGCTGAATGTCCACTATGTAAACAGCCCTTTGATTCTATTTTCCATTCTGTGAGGGCAGAAGATGACTTCAAGGAGTATGTCCTAAGGCCTTCATATAACGGTTCTTTTGCAACCCCTGATGTTCCACGATTTCGCTATCGTACAACTATGACAAGAGATCGAAGTGCTTCTGTTTATTCACCTAATAATACTATGAGTAGAAGAACAACAACTCCACCAGATAGTGGAGTACTATTTGAGGGGTTAGGCATTTCAACAAGACCTAGAAATGGTGAAATTCCTCAACTTATGAGACAGATTGCAGTAAGGAGGCCAACTACTGCAGATGAAAGATCTTTGCGGAAAATTCAAGAACAggatattattaattttagacgAACTCTTTATCGTGCTGGCGCCCGTGTTAGAAATATTGAAGATGGTGGTCGCTGCAGGGATATTTCAGCTGAATTTTTCCGTAGAAATCCAGCTTGCCTTCACAGATTAGTCCCCTGGCTAAAACGTGAACTTACAGTTCTTTTTGGAGCTCATGGATCTTTAGTGAATATTGTCCAGCACATCATCATGAGTAATGTTACTCGCTATGACTTGGAAAGTCGGGAATTTGTGTCTGACTTAAGACCATTTCTGCTTAATCGGACTGAGCATTTTATACATGAATTTATCAGTTTTGCTCGATCTCCTTTTAACATGGCAGCTTTTGACCAGCATGCTAATTATGATTGCCCTGCTCCTTCATATGAAGAAGGTAGCCATTCTGATTCTTCAGTCATAACAATATCTCCTGACGAAGCTGAGACTCAAGAGTTAGATATCAATGTAACCACTGTTAGTCAGGCACCGTGGGATGATGAAACTCCAGGGCCATCTTACTCAAGCTCAGAACAGGTACACGCTGCCATGTCTTCCCTTTTAAATACTTCTGATAGTTCAGATGAAGAACTTGTAACAGGAAGAGCCACATCTCAGATACAAGGAGTACAAACTAATGAAGACCTCAATAATGACAGTGATTCTTCTTCAGATAATTGTGTCATTGTTGGGTTTGTTAAACCACTAGCTGAGAGGACCCCAGAACTTGTTGAACTGTCCTCTGATTCTGAGGAGTTAGGCTCTTATGAGAAAATGGAGACTGTGAAGACACAAGAACAGTCTTATAGTTCTGGTGATAGTGATGTTAGTAGATGCTCATCTCCACACTCTGTCCTTGGAAAggatgagcaaataaataaaggtcATTGTGGTTCTGgtaaaagaatcaagtcaaagaaagaagagaagcacTCTACATCATTGTCATCTCCCAGAGACCTGAGCTCGTCTATCAGAGGAGACAGGGTATATTCCCCATATAACCgtagacacaggaggaggggaagatcaAGAAGTTCAGATTCTCGTTCCCAGAGTAGAAGTGGGCATGATCAGAAGAGTCGTAGAAAGCATCATGGGAAGAAAAGGATGAAAAGCAAAAGGTCTAGGAGCAGGGAGAGTAGCAGACCTAGAGGTAGAAGAGACAAGAAGAGATCAAGAACCAGAGACAGCAGTTGGTCAAGAAGAAGCcagactctctctctcagtaGTGAAAGCACAAGCAGATCAAGATCTCGTAGCAGTGATCATGGTAAAAGAAGATCACGGAGCAGAAATAGAGATcgttattatttaagaaataattatggAAGCAGGTATAAGTGGGAGTATACTTACTATAGTAGAAACAAGGACAGGGATGGCTATGAATCATCTTATAGGAGGAGGACTCTGTCCAGAGCTCATTATTCCAGACAATCTTCAAGTCCAGAATTTAGAATTCAGTCCTTTTCTGAAAGAACAaatgctaggaaaaaaaataatcacagtgaAAGGAAGTATTACTACTATGAAAGGCACAGATCAAGAAGCCTGTCCAGTAATAGATCAAAAACTGCATCTACAGGGCCTGACTGGGTAAGAAATGAAAAGCCCGGAGGGAAACGAAAATACAAAACACGGCATTTGGAGGGTACTAATGAAGTGGCTCAACCTTCTCGTGAGTTTGCTTCTAAAGTAAAGGAAAGTCATTACCAAAAGTCCTCATCAAAATTGGATGGCAACCACAAAAATGAGAGTGACAGCTTTTCAGACAGCCGATCATCAGACAGAGAGACAaaacacaaaaggagaaaaaggaggaccCGGAGCCTAAGTGTAGAGATAGTTTATGAAGGCAAAGCTACTGATACAACTAGgcatcataaaaagaaaaagaagaagcacaAGAAGAAGCATAAGAAACATCATGGGGACAATGGTTCACGTTCGCCAGTTGTAATTACCATTGACAGTGATAGTGATAAGGATTCTGAAGTAAAGGAGGATACAGAATGTGACAATAGTGGTCCTCAGGACCCTCTACAAAATGAGTTTTTGCCTCCTCCCTTGGAACCATTTGAAGCTAAAGATGTAGTTACAATAGAAGATGAATTTGGCATCCTAGACAAGGAGTGTAATATTTCCACACTTAATGACAACTTGAATAATGCCAACAAAACTGTGGATGATATTCCACCCCAGGCAGCTTCGGTTGAACAAACTCTTGATGTAAGAGAAGAGAGTACTTTTGCCTCTGATTTGGAGAACCAGCCCAGTAATGTTGCTATTCACACTGAGCCATCAAGGCAGTTGCCGTCTCCACGGACATCGTTAATGTCAGTATCTCTTGGTAGAGACCACGATATGTCTTAA
- the TOPORS gene encoding E3 ubiquitin-protein ligase Topors isoform X2 yields MASAAKEFKMDNFSPKAGTSKLQQTVPADASPDSKCPICLDRFDNVSYLDRCLHKFCFRCVQEWSKNKAECPLCKQPFDSIFHSVRAEDDFKEYVLRPSYNGSFATPDVPRFRYRTTMTRDRSASVYSPNNTMSRRTTTPPDSGVLFEGLGISTRPRNGEIPQLMRQIAVRRPTTADERSLRKIQEQDIINFRRTLYRAGARVRNIEDGGRCRDISAEFFRRNPACLHRLVPWLKRELTVLFGAHGSLVNIVQHIIMSNVTRYDLESREFVSDLRPFLLNRTEHFIHEFISFARSPFNMAAFDQHANYDCPAPSYEEGSHSDSSVITISPDEAETQELDINVTTVSQAPWDDETPGPSYSSSEQVHAAMSSLLNTSDSSDEELVTGRATSQIQGVQTNEDLNNDSDSSSDNCVIVGFVKPLAERTPELVELSSDSEELGSYEKMETVKTQEQSYSSGDSDVSRCSSPHSVLGKDEQINKGHCGSGKRIKSKKEEKHSTSLSSPRDLSSSIRGDRVYSPYNRRHRRRGRSRSSDSRSQSRSGHDQKSRRKHHGKKRMKSKRSRSRESSRPRGRRDKKRSRTRDSSWSRRSQTLSLSSESTSRSRSRSSDHGKRRSRSRNRDRYYLRNNYGSRYKWEYTYYSRNKDRDGYESSYRRRTLSRAHYSRQSSSPEFRIQSFSERTNARKKNNHSERKYYYYERHRSRSLSSNRSKTASTGPDWVRNEKPGGKRKYKTRHLEGTNEVAQPSREFASKVKESHYQKSSSKLDGNHKNESDSFSDSRSSDRETKHKRRKRRTRSLSVEIVYEGKATDTTRHHKKKKKKHKKKHKKHHGDNGSRSPVVITIDSDSDKDSEVKEDTECDNSGPQDPLQNEFLPPPLEPFEAKDVVTIEDEFGILDKECNISTLNDNLNNANKTVDDIPPQAASVEQTLDVREESTFASDLENQPSNVAIHTEPSRQLPSPRTSLMSVSLGRDHDMS; encoded by the coding sequence ATGGCATCAGCTGCTAAGGAATTTAAAATGGACAACTTTTCACCTAAAGCTGGTACTAGCAAATTGCAACAGACAGTACCAGCTGATGCATCTCCTGATTCTAAGTGTCCTATATGTTTGGATAGATTTGATAATGTGTCTTACTTAGATCGCTGTTTACATAAGTTCTGTTTTCGCTGTGTACAGGAGTGGTCAAAAAACAAAGCTGAATGTCCACTATGTAAACAGCCCTTTGATTCTATTTTCCATTCTGTGAGGGCAGAAGATGACTTCAAGGAGTATGTCCTAAGGCCTTCATATAACGGTTCTTTTGCAACCCCTGATGTTCCACGATTTCGCTATCGTACAACTATGACAAGAGATCGAAGTGCTTCTGTTTATTCACCTAATAATACTATGAGTAGAAGAACAACAACTCCACCAGATAGTGGAGTACTATTTGAGGGGTTAGGCATTTCAACAAGACCTAGAAATGGTGAAATTCCTCAACTTATGAGACAGATTGCAGTAAGGAGGCCAACTACTGCAGATGAAAGATCTTTGCGGAAAATTCAAGAACAggatattattaattttagacgAACTCTTTATCGTGCTGGCGCCCGTGTTAGAAATATTGAAGATGGTGGTCGCTGCAGGGATATTTCAGCTGAATTTTTCCGTAGAAATCCAGCTTGCCTTCACAGATTAGTCCCCTGGCTAAAACGTGAACTTACAGTTCTTTTTGGAGCTCATGGATCTTTAGTGAATATTGTCCAGCACATCATCATGAGTAATGTTACTCGCTATGACTTGGAAAGTCGGGAATTTGTGTCTGACTTAAGACCATTTCTGCTTAATCGGACTGAGCATTTTATACATGAATTTATCAGTTTTGCTCGATCTCCTTTTAACATGGCAGCTTTTGACCAGCATGCTAATTATGATTGCCCTGCTCCTTCATATGAAGAAGGTAGCCATTCTGATTCTTCAGTCATAACAATATCTCCTGACGAAGCTGAGACTCAAGAGTTAGATATCAATGTAACCACTGTTAGTCAGGCACCGTGGGATGATGAAACTCCAGGGCCATCTTACTCAAGCTCAGAACAGGTACACGCTGCCATGTCTTCCCTTTTAAATACTTCTGATAGTTCAGATGAAGAACTTGTAACAGGAAGAGCCACATCTCAGATACAAGGAGTACAAACTAATGAAGACCTCAATAATGACAGTGATTCTTCTTCAGATAATTGTGTCATTGTTGGGTTTGTTAAACCACTAGCTGAGAGGACCCCAGAACTTGTTGAACTGTCCTCTGATTCTGAGGAGTTAGGCTCTTATGAGAAAATGGAGACTGTGAAGACACAAGAACAGTCTTATAGTTCTGGTGATAGTGATGTTAGTAGATGCTCATCTCCACACTCTGTCCTTGGAAAggatgagcaaataaataaaggtcATTGTGGTTCTGgtaaaagaatcaagtcaaagaaagaagagaagcacTCTACATCATTGTCATCTCCCAGAGACCTGAGCTCGTCTATCAGAGGAGACAGGGTATATTCCCCATATAACCgtagacacaggaggaggggaagatcaAGAAGTTCAGATTCTCGTTCCCAGAGTAGAAGTGGGCATGATCAGAAGAGTCGTAGAAAGCATCATGGGAAGAAAAGGATGAAAAGCAAAAGGTCTAGGAGCAGGGAGAGTAGCAGACCTAGAGGTAGAAGAGACAAGAAGAGATCAAGAACCAGAGACAGCAGTTGGTCAAGAAGAAGCcagactctctctctcagtaGTGAAAGCACAAGCAGATCAAGATCTCGTAGCAGTGATCATGGTAAAAGAAGATCACGGAGCAGAAATAGAGATcgttattatttaagaaataattatggAAGCAGGTATAAGTGGGAGTATACTTACTATAGTAGAAACAAGGACAGGGATGGCTATGAATCATCTTATAGGAGGAGGACTCTGTCCAGAGCTCATTATTCCAGACAATCTTCAAGTCCAGAATTTAGAATTCAGTCCTTTTCTGAAAGAACAaatgctaggaaaaaaaataatcacagtgaAAGGAAGTATTACTACTATGAAAGGCACAGATCAAGAAGCCTGTCCAGTAATAGATCAAAAACTGCATCTACAGGGCCTGACTGGGTAAGAAATGAAAAGCCCGGAGGGAAACGAAAATACAAAACACGGCATTTGGAGGGTACTAATGAAGTGGCTCAACCTTCTCGTGAGTTTGCTTCTAAAGTAAAGGAAAGTCATTACCAAAAGTCCTCATCAAAATTGGATGGCAACCACAAAAATGAGAGTGACAGCTTTTCAGACAGCCGATCATCAGACAGAGAGACAaaacacaaaaggagaaaaaggaggaccCGGAGCCTAAGTGTAGAGATAGTTTATGAAGGCAAAGCTACTGATACAACTAGgcatcataaaaagaaaaagaagaagcacaAGAAGAAGCATAAGAAACATCATGGGGACAATGGTTCACGTTCGCCAGTTGTAATTACCATTGACAGTGATAGTGATAAGGATTCTGAAGTAAAGGAGGATACAGAATGTGACAATAGTGGTCCTCAGGACCCTCTACAAAATGAGTTTTTGCCTCCTCCCTTGGAACCATTTGAAGCTAAAGATGTAGTTACAATAGAAGATGAATTTGGCATCCTAGACAAGGAGTGTAATATTTCCACACTTAATGACAACTTGAATAATGCCAACAAAACTGTGGATGATATTCCACCCCAGGCAGCTTCGGTTGAACAAACTCTTGATGTAAGAGAAGAGAGTACTTTTGCCTCTGATTTGGAGAACCAGCCCAGTAATGTTGCTATTCACACTGAGCCATCAAGGCAGTTGCCGTCTCCACGGACATCGTTAATGTCAGTATCTCTTGGTAGAGACCACGATATGTCTTAA
- the TZMP1 gene encoding small integral membrane protein 27 produces the protein MKPVSRRTLDWIYSVLLLAVVLLSWGYVIYASTVAARRQLSKEYPDRSWG, from the exons ATGAAGCCAGTGAGTCGCCGCACCCTGGACTGGATTTATTCAGTG TTGCTCCTCGCAGTCGTATTGCTCTCCTGGGGATATGTCATCTATGCATCGACAGTAGCTGCACGACGACAGCTAAGCAAGGAATACCCAGACAGATCTTGGGGATGA